Proteins encoded together in one Deltaproteobacteria bacterium window:
- a CDS encoding RNA polymerase subunit sigma, with amino-acid sequence MPMPARLKEHEPWTDEQVIERVLCGDAQLFELIMRRHNERLYRAIRSILRDEAEVEDAMQAAYLHAYTHLRDFERRSTLATWLTRIAIHEALGRRRRGLRTVTS; translated from the coding sequence ATGCCGATGCCCGCGCGTCTCAAGGAGCACGAGCCCTGGACTGACGAGCAGGTGATCGAGCGCGTCCTCTGCGGGGATGCCCAGCTCTTCGAGCTGATCATGCGCCGTCACAACGAGCGCCTCTACCGCGCCATCCGCTCCATCCTGCGCGACGAGGCCGAGGTCGAGGACGCCATGCAGGCCGCTTATCTCCACGCCTACACCCACCTGCGCGACTTCGAACGCCGCTCGACGCTCGCCACCTGGCTGACGCGCATCGCCATCCACGAAGCGCTCGGTCGCCGGCGGCGCGGATTGCGCACCGTGACCAGC